A genomic region of Capnocytophaga canimorsus contains the following coding sequences:
- a CDS encoding FKBP-type peptidyl-prolyl cis-trans isomerase: protein MIKRFFLSVVSASILLSVSCKKDDDTPTLKPPRDVTEVATENDASIVKYLKSHFYNYEAFQNPSSDFDYNVIIDTLAGTNANKTALFDQVTTLTLHVTDAQGKKVAHKMYYLPVQEGNGQKATVADSVFVAYKGFLLNGTVFDQNQNLSRSNWMDLIGNILNPRVSGGSIIGFREGVAQMKASADAPTVNDDGTFNVPNTYGIGLIFLPSGLAYFSQPSGRIPAYAPIAFEIKLIKTKQADHDKDGIPSIKEIEHESFGGIKFTDCDQNQIPDYLDPKKCK from the coding sequence ATGATAAAAAGATTTTTCTTAAGTGTTGTATCTGCTTCCATTTTGTTAAGCGTTTCGTGTAAAAAAGACGACGATACCCCCACTTTAAAACCGCCACGTGATGTGACTGAAGTTGCTACTGAAAACGATGCTTCCATAGTGAAATACCTAAAAAGCCACTTTTATAATTATGAGGCTTTCCAGAATCCTTCTTCTGATTTTGATTACAATGTGATTATTGATACTTTGGCAGGGACAAACGCTAACAAAACGGCACTCTTTGACCAAGTTACAACCCTTACATTACACGTTACTGATGCTCAAGGGAAAAAAGTGGCGCATAAAATGTATTATTTGCCAGTGCAAGAAGGTAATGGTCAAAAAGCTACTGTTGCCGACTCGGTTTTTGTGGCTTACAAAGGATTTTTACTCAACGGAACGGTTTTTGACCAAAATCAAAATTTGTCTCGTAGCAATTGGATGGATTTGATAGGCAATATCTTAAACCCAAGAGTATCAGGAGGAAGCATTATAGGATTTAGAGAAGGAGTAGCACAGATGAAGGCTAGTGCAGATGCTCCTACAGTCAATGATGATGGAACTTTTAATGTACCAAACACTTATGGAATCGGATTGATTTTTTTGCCTTCAGGATTAGCTTATTTTAGCCAACCTTCAGGTAGAATCCCTGCCTATGCACCTATTGCTTTCGAAATCAAACTCATAAAAACCAAACAAGCTGACCACGATAAAGATGGAATTCCATCAATCAAGGAAATTGAGCACGAATCATTCGGAGGTATTAAGTTTACCGATTGTGACCAAAATCAAATTCCAGATTACTTAGACCCTAAAAAATGTAAATAA
- a CDS encoding outer membrane beta-barrel protein, with the protein MNKLKSKIVSTIVVFILLMGHNANAQKRTFQRVKAGYSHGMPKLSLDKLSELKTKSSHGFYANYSLEIRFAERFAYFMDLSYEQIHSEFTPTLPAASIKNTNGSLNVALGLKFYPTYNLGIYAGGFGGFNIVNNIVISSDTMKKDEVNDLEEAFDKSLKSGYGLRFGADYRFVDNWFIDISYSWGNNQKIKEVRGLKEIGNYRLSYISAGIGYRF; encoded by the coding sequence ATGAACAAATTAAAAAGTAAAATAGTTTCTACTATCGTAGTTTTTATACTTTTGATGGGGCACAATGCAAACGCTCAAAAAAGAACCTTTCAAAGGGTGAAAGCGGGATACAGCCACGGAATGCCCAAACTGAGCTTGGACAAATTAAGTGAATTGAAAACCAAAAGTTCGCACGGTTTTTACGCCAATTATTCACTTGAAATCCGATTTGCAGAGCGTTTTGCCTATTTTATGGACCTTTCGTACGAACAAATACACTCAGAATTTACACCTACTCTACCCGCTGCTTCCATCAAAAATACCAACGGAAGTCTCAATGTAGCTTTGGGACTAAAATTTTATCCGACATACAATTTAGGAATATATGCTGGAGGCTTCGGTGGATTTAATATTGTCAATAACATCGTCATTTCGTCCGACACGATGAAAAAAGACGAAGTAAATGATTTGGAAGAAGCTTTCGATAAGAGTTTAAAGAGCGGTTATGGTTTACGTTTCGGAGCAGATTATCGCTTTGTAGATAACTGGTTTATAGATATTTCGTACAGCTGGGGTAACAATCAAAAAATAAAAGAAGTCAGAGGACTCAAAGAGATAGGCAACTACCGCCTAAGCTACATTAGTGCTGGGATTGGATATCGCTTTTAG
- a CDS encoding pirin family protein, which translates to MNTKHIEKIVRPGTPHFVGDGFRVHNFIPGTSSMERMDPFIMMDYNAPYVFPPSEIPKGVDVHPHKGFETVTIAYKGKVEHTDSAGGGGVIGEGDVQWMTAGNGILHKEFHETEWSKSGGIFHMMQLWVNLPAKYKTTPPKYQAIKNADIPKVPITDGEVAVIAGEYNGVKGAASTFSPIHMYNVRLQRGGKTTLSFPKHYTTTLVTVEGSIRVNEQEEVAADHFVLFKNDGENFTLEATSDALILVLSGEPIAEPIAAYGPFVMNTRQELIQAFQDFEQGKFGELK; encoded by the coding sequence ATGAACACCAAACATATAGAAAAAATCGTTCGTCCTGGCACACCGCATTTTGTGGGAGACGGATTTCGCGTACATAATTTCATTCCTGGAACTTCTTCTATGGAGCGTATGGACCCCTTTATAATGATGGATTATAATGCCCCGTATGTTTTCCCACCGAGTGAAATTCCGAAAGGTGTAGATGTGCATCCGCATAAGGGTTTTGAAACCGTAACCATCGCTTACAAAGGCAAGGTAGAACACACTGATAGTGCAGGTGGAGGTGGAGTAATCGGAGAGGGCGATGTACAATGGATGACCGCTGGAAATGGCATTTTGCACAAAGAATTTCACGAAACCGAGTGGAGTAAATCGGGCGGAATTTTCCATATGATGCAGCTGTGGGTGAATCTTCCGGCAAAGTACAAAACCACTCCGCCTAAGTATCAGGCGATAAAAAATGCGGATATCCCCAAAGTTCCGATAACCGATGGCGAAGTAGCGGTGATTGCAGGGGAATACAACGGCGTGAAAGGTGCGGCTTCTACTTTTAGTCCTATCCATATGTATAATGTGCGTTTGCAAAGAGGAGGAAAAACCACACTTTCTTTCCCAAAACATTACACCACGACTTTGGTAACGGTGGAGGGAAGCATCCGTGTAAACGAACAGGAGGAAGTCGCTGCTGACCACTTTGTTTTGTTCAAAAACGATGGTGAAAATTTCACTTTGGAAGCCACTTCTGATGCCTTGATATTGGTGCTTAGCGGAGAACCCATTGCCGAACCCATTGCAGCTTATGGTCCGTTTGTGATGAACACCCGCCAAGAACTCATACAAGCCTTCCAAGATTTTGAACAAGGCAAGTTTGGAGAGCTGAAATAA
- a CDS encoding DUF6252 family protein — MRHLLKNTWIFAILAIVFVSCSRSEGSDDGSYFIKMRVDERAVVCKPINAYLIKYKATVGNEEKDLVHITFSCPANNDPLETVTVSMTDFKGLGTYDIENPQNSAQYAKNVTIADEVCGAVEGEITITGVTETSITGTFKFKGVNHTNSKTVNITEGSFHLPLKKS; from the coding sequence ATGAGACACTTACTGAAGAATACTTGGATTTTTGCAATATTGGCAATCGTTTTTGTAAGTTGTTCCAGAAGTGAGGGCTCGGATGACGGAAGCTATTTTATAAAAATGCGAGTGGATGAAAGAGCGGTGGTTTGCAAACCTATCAACGCGTATCTCATCAAATATAAGGCAACCGTAGGCAATGAAGAGAAAGATTTAGTGCATATTACATTTTCCTGTCCAGCAAATAATGATCCTTTGGAGACCGTCACTGTGAGTATGACCGATTTTAAAGGTCTGGGAACTTACGACATTGAAAACCCTCAAAATTCGGCTCAATACGCCAAAAATGTTACCATTGCCGATGAAGTGTGTGGTGCTGTGGAAGGGGAAATCACGATTACAGGAGTTACCGAAACCAGCATAACAGGCACTTTTAAGTTCAAAGGAGTGAATCATACAAACTCAAAAACCGTAAATATCACCGAGGGAAGTTTTCATCTTCCTCTGAAGAAATCTTAG
- a CDS encoding winged helix-turn-helix transcriptional regulator, producing the protein MKENNENKYTEIQSVLDAIEVIGGKWKFPIIYSLCDHTKRFKELENELKGISPKALSNALKDLEMNGLIHREVFPTVPVTVEYSLTPYGKDLKPVLSALQEWGKKHREKIVESCKEKN; encoded by the coding sequence ATGAAAGAAAACAACGAAAATAAATACACGGAAATACAATCGGTTTTAGATGCGATTGAAGTCATTGGCGGAAAGTGGAAATTCCCCATTATTTACAGTCTCTGCGACCATACCAAGCGGTTCAAAGAATTGGAAAACGAACTGAAAGGTATTTCACCCAAAGCCCTTTCCAACGCATTGAAAGATTTGGAAATGAATGGACTAATACATCGGGAAGTGTTTCCTACCGTTCCCGTTACGGTAGAATACAGCCTTACGCCCTACGGCAAAGACCTAAAGCCTGTACTTTCTGCCCTGCAAGAATGGGGCAAAAAACACCGCGAAAAAATCGTGGAATCTTGTAAGGAGAAAAACTAA
- a CDS encoding T9SS type B sorting domain-containing protein: MKQLFFWGFILLQFCVYAQEIVPFTIRKQENLKGGLKIIGNNILSHRPANQPFNLMTANDDLNMDYVDIDNDTSTFSSSAATLSFNNNDCSKIRYAGLYWGGMYAENDDSKKNIQIKIPSNSNYINIEADSYIYNHHTSDFPLSHKPYICYKDITHLISAQNPAGEYIVANVKATQSGDYIRVLGGLSAGWALVIIYEDPEATSKYITTFDGYASVSNAQNNNAPTDVAFSFTGFKTLPAPLPVHARFGVIALEGDKQIKGDKLSVQKPDLSYFDLHNTVNPSNNFFNSSISNENEINHQRRPNSTNTLGWDIDLFSIPNNDNSIITNNQTSANFKAHTTQDRFDIFFSAFEVEVIEPKMNLLKTIEDATGNVLNNQTIPLGSTLYYGLEFQNVGNDDALDYQIIDILPEKVHLTTPLLIEIPSGSGITYSLTTNAEGQTQLTFNISDNLVRENGGKHKIRFAVQLESNCDAFSQPCSEIIANKAYSIYKGNLNRTIINDNGSFSSVDDCNLGTIENTIFYADLSGCNLTQNINDLLCGESLTLTATEGFDSYQWKNATGEIIGNSKNIVVTSSGNYTVFKQKNNCLIRTETYNISTVQRENENPLSPYAGEIFQCTDLKKSFPQIFLCGTNAHKDIDLTHLSNVNSVEVKKYQGAEISISQTCPPTDVRLWQTVFNGKTFKLTQEGIYQITLTFNNGCIANYYFRVHTSSADLLIEKTDINCNDGTINIINAPENYEFTIVLEGDTTAKAFQEQSNFSIKKAGTYLIYARKKERLQSDCEILADKITVNRFEQQIQNLTINHESCYGKNNGSVSFKLVNGKAPYKAILKNGRTHSIGEIASITEATITSFDNLPPTDYILVVEDAQKCVKEYPFSVEAASFLDFQVENELICHNNVPTSRLVLTFNNQNQMDLSKVKYQFNDDTQIHHLEHIVGDIAYIYPKLASQQNQTIKITYNEGCSLSKLFNFENNTSIILSKDTDPTLISAIRIKAYGGEGNYKYYINGIKHDSDIYYLRATDEGYTDQWKRHIKKIHVRVEDELGCFSERYLEEVFFDIQIPNFFTPDGDGINDVWKIGNALAYKKMKVYIFDRFGRQIAVISSDRSWDGTWNNTPLPSGDYWFKIDFNDLKDKRIYIGNFTLYR; the protein is encoded by the coding sequence ATGAAACAACTGTTTTTTTGGGGATTTATCCTATTACAGTTTTGCGTTTATGCCCAAGAAATTGTTCCTTTTACCATTCGTAAGCAAGAAAATTTAAAGGGAGGACTTAAAATTATTGGCAATAACATTCTAAGCCATCGTCCGGCTAATCAGCCTTTTAATTTGATGACTGCAAATGATGATTTGAATATGGATTACGTTGATATTGACAACGATACAAGCACATTCAGTTCCAGTGCCGCAACACTTTCCTTTAATAATAACGATTGTTCCAAAATACGATATGCAGGACTTTATTGGGGAGGTATGTACGCAGAAAATGACGATTCTAAAAAAAATATCCAAATAAAAATCCCCTCAAATTCCAACTACATAAATATTGAAGCTGATAGTTATATCTATAATCATCACACATCGGACTTTCCGCTATCTCACAAGCCTTACATTTGTTACAAAGATATTACCCATTTAATTTCTGCTCAAAACCCTGCTGGGGAATACATTGTAGCCAATGTGAAAGCAACTCAAAGCGGAGATTACATTCGTGTATTGGGCGGTTTATCAGCTGGTTGGGCTTTGGTCATTATCTATGAAGACCCAGAAGCAACCTCTAAATACATTACCACTTTCGATGGCTATGCAAGTGTTTCTAATGCGCAAAATAACAATGCTCCTACCGATGTTGCATTTTCCTTTACGGGTTTTAAAACACTTCCTGCACCCTTGCCCGTACACGCCCGATTTGGTGTTATTGCCTTGGAGGGTGATAAACAAATTAAAGGCGACAAACTTTCCGTACAGAAGCCCGACTTGTCGTACTTTGATTTGCATAATACTGTAAATCCGAGTAATAACTTTTTTAACAGTTCAATTAGTAATGAAAACGAAATTAATCATCAACGACGACCCAATTCAACCAATACATTAGGTTGGGATATCGACCTTTTTTCAATTCCGAATAACGATAATAGCATCATCACAAACAACCAAACTTCTGCCAATTTCAAAGCTCATACTACTCAAGACCGATTTGATATTTTTTTCAGTGCCTTCGAGGTAGAAGTTATTGAACCCAAAATGAATTTGCTTAAAACCATTGAAGATGCTACTGGAAATGTATTAAACAATCAAACCATTCCGTTAGGAAGTACACTCTATTACGGACTTGAATTTCAAAACGTGGGCAATGATGATGCCTTGGACTACCAAATCATTGATATATTGCCCGAAAAAGTACATTTAACCACACCTTTACTGATTGAAATTCCCAGTGGTAGCGGAATTACTTATTCGCTAACAACCAATGCAGAAGGTCAAACCCAACTAACATTCAATATTTCTGATAATTTGGTTCGCGAAAACGGCGGAAAACATAAAATTCGCTTTGCTGTGCAATTAGAAAGTAATTGTGATGCCTTTTCGCAGCCTTGTTCCGAAATCATTGCCAACAAAGCCTATTCCATCTACAAAGGAAATTTGAATCGAACCATAATTAACGACAATGGAAGTTTTTCCTCCGTTGATGATTGTAATTTAGGAACGATCGAAAATACTATTTTCTATGCTGATTTAAGTGGCTGTAACTTAACTCAAAACATTAACGATCTGCTTTGTGGTGAAAGTTTAACCTTAACTGCAACCGAAGGTTTTGATAGTTACCAGTGGAAAAATGCAACAGGAGAAATCATAGGGAATTCAAAAAATATTGTAGTTACTTCCTCTGGAAATTATACCGTATTTAAGCAAAAAAACAACTGTTTAATTCGAACTGAAACCTATAACATTTCCACCGTACAAAGAGAAAACGAAAATCCGCTATCACCATACGCAGGAGAAATTTTTCAATGTACGGACTTAAAAAAATCATTTCCTCAAATTTTTTTATGCGGAACCAATGCTCATAAAGATATTGATCTAACCCACCTTTCTAATGTAAATAGTGTTGAAGTAAAGAAATACCAAGGGGCGGAAATCTCCATTTCCCAAACGTGTCCTCCTACCGATGTGAGGCTTTGGCAAACTGTTTTCAACGGAAAAACATTCAAGCTAACCCAAGAAGGAATCTATCAAATTACACTCACATTTAACAACGGATGTATTGCTAATTACTATTTCAGAGTACATACTTCTTCGGCAGATTTACTTATCGAAAAAACAGATATCAACTGCAATGACGGGACTATAAATATTATCAATGCACCTGAAAATTATGAATTTACTATCGTTTTAGAAGGAGATACTACTGCCAAAGCATTTCAAGAGCAAAGTAATTTTTCCATAAAAAAAGCGGGTACGTACCTAATATATGCCCGAAAGAAAGAACGTTTACAATCCGATTGCGAAATTCTTGCTGATAAAATTACCGTCAACCGATTTGAGCAACAAATTCAAAACCTAACCATCAATCACGAAAGTTGTTATGGTAAAAATAATGGTAGTGTATCTTTCAAATTAGTAAACGGAAAAGCGCCTTACAAAGCCATTCTAAAGAATGGAAGAACCCACAGCATTGGTGAAATAGCCTCTATAACCGAAGCTACTATAACTTCGTTCGACAATCTTCCTCCCACCGATTATATCTTGGTGGTAGAAGATGCCCAAAAGTGCGTTAAGGAATATCCTTTCTCGGTAGAAGCGGCTTCGTTTTTAGATTTTCAAGTTGAAAATGAACTCATTTGTCATAACAACGTACCAACATCACGATTGGTGCTTACTTTCAACAATCAGAACCAAATGGATTTAAGCAAGGTAAAGTATCAATTCAACGATGATACCCAAATACATCATTTAGAGCATATTGTCGGAGATATTGCTTATATTTATCCTAAACTCGCTTCACAGCAAAATCAAACCATAAAAATCACATACAATGAGGGGTGCAGCCTAAGCAAATTATTCAACTTTGAAAATAATACCTCCATCATTTTAAGTAAAGACACTGACCCTACACTGATTTCCGCCATTCGTATAAAGGCTTATGGCGGTGAAGGAAATTATAAATATTACATAAACGGCATAAAACACGATTCGGATATTTATTACTTACGTGCTACTGATGAAGGATATACTGACCAATGGAAACGCCACATCAAAAAAATACACGTACGTGTAGAAGATGAATTAGGCTGTTTTTCAGAGCGATACTTAGAAGAGGTTTTCTTCGATATTCAAATTCCTAATTTTTTTACTCCAGATGGTGATGGCATTAATGATGTTTGGAAAATTGGGAATGCTCTTGCTTACAAAAAGATGAAAGTCTATATTTTTGACCGATTTGGAAGGCAAATCGCCGTTATTTCATCTGATCGTTCTTGGGACGGAACTTGGAATAATACCCCTTTACCTAGTGGCGATTATTGGTTTAAAATTGATTTCAATGATTTGAAAGACAAACGAATATATATTGGAAACTTTACGCTGTATCGATAA
- a CDS encoding cation diffusion facilitator family transporter, with protein MGHLHEEHHHHHHSVSHLENISRAFYVGIGLNLIYTIVEFVAGFQVNSLALISDATHNLSDVASLLISLIGLKLTQKASSYSFTYGYKKASILASLINALLLVYIAIKIIIEAVERLQSPPEMTSSVIIITAIIGVIINTLSAFLFHKGQKEDINIKGAFLHLLVDALVSVGVIISGIIIYFTGWNIADVITSCLVAVIILISTWRLLMESVKLILDGVPQNIKVDKIREIIEQHPAICSVHHIHIWALSSSQNALTAHLVVKDNITFEEMERVKKELKHTLEHQNIHHTTFEVELSKMKCKCDDCL; from the coding sequence ATGGGACATTTACACGAAGAGCATCATCACCATCATCATTCTGTGAGCCATTTGGAAAATATCAGCAGAGCTTTCTATGTGGGTATCGGGCTGAATTTGATTTACACCATTGTTGAATTTGTAGCGGGTTTTCAAGTAAATTCATTGGCACTTATTTCAGATGCAACACACAACCTGAGCGATGTAGCAAGTCTTTTAATTTCCCTCATCGGACTTAAGTTGACACAAAAAGCGAGTTCCTATTCCTTTACGTATGGTTACAAAAAGGCTTCTATTTTAGCGTCTCTTATCAATGCGTTGTTGCTGGTGTACATTGCTATTAAAATTATTATTGAAGCTGTTGAGCGATTGCAATCTCCGCCTGAAATGACCAGCAGTGTGATTATTATTACCGCTATTATTGGAGTGATTATCAATACACTTTCCGCTTTTCTTTTCCATAAAGGACAAAAAGAGGACATCAATATCAAGGGGGCGTTTTTGCATTTATTGGTAGATGCGTTAGTGTCCGTTGGTGTAATTATCTCAGGGATAATAATTTATTTTACTGGATGGAATATTGCTGATGTGATAACAAGTTGCCTTGTTGCGGTAATTATTCTTATTTCTACTTGGCGTTTGCTTATGGAGAGCGTCAAGTTAATTCTTGACGGAGTTCCGCAAAATATTAAGGTGGATAAAATCAGAGAAATTATAGAACAGCACCCTGCAATTTGTTCGGTACATCACATACATATCTGGGCTTTAAGTAGTTCGCAAAACGCACTGACGGCTCATTTGGTGGTGAAGGACAACATTACATTTGAAGAAATGGAAAGAGTCAAAAAAGAACTAAAGCACACGCTTGAACATCAGAATATCCATCATACAACTTTTGAAGTAGAACTCTCAAAAATGAAATGTAAATGTGATGATTGTCTTTGA
- a CDS encoding phosphoribosyltransferase family protein has product MTLILNHQDIQHRIRRIAYQIYETHLHETEIILAGIQGNGYVFAEKIRQCLTEISPLKITLCKVNMDKKNPIGSVSASLPPTEYENKSVVLVDDVLNSGLTLIYGVRYFLEVPLKKFTTAVLVNRNHKRFPIKADFKGISLSTSLQEHIQVVFKERNDSAYLE; this is encoded by the coding sequence ATGACCCTTATATTAAATCATCAGGATATTCAGCACCGAATACGGCGCATTGCTTATCAAATTTATGAAACTCATCTGCACGAAACCGAAATTATTTTAGCAGGAATACAAGGTAATGGATATGTTTTTGCTGAAAAAATCAGACAATGCCTGACAGAAATCAGTCCATTGAAAATTACGCTCTGTAAGGTAAATATGGATAAAAAAAATCCGATAGGTAGCGTAAGTGCTTCATTACCTCCTACCGAATATGAGAACAAATCGGTTGTTTTGGTAGATGATGTTCTTAATTCAGGGCTTACCCTCATCTATGGTGTCCGTTATTTTCTTGAGGTGCCTCTTAAAAAATTCACTACAGCCGTTTTGGTTAACCGAAATCATAAACGTTTCCCTATAAAAGCTGATTTTAAAGGAATTTCACTTTCTACTTCTTTACAAGAGCACATTCAGGTGGTTTTTAAAGAAAGGAATGATTCAGCTTATTTGGAATAA
- a CDS encoding RNA-binding S4 domain-containing protein has product MRIDKFLWCVRYYKTRNMVTEACKKGHIRINGDLAKASREVFVGDKIMVRKDQIQYQMQVLDIPQSRVGAKLVDLYRKDQTPEEAFKHAELVRLSQDYYRKKGEGRPTKKDRRALDDLFNDVQEE; this is encoded by the coding sequence ATGCGGATTGACAAATTTTTGTGGTGCGTTAGGTACTACAAGACTCGTAATATGGTTACCGAAGCTTGTAAAAAAGGACACATACGTATCAATGGAGATCTTGCTAAGGCTTCACGAGAGGTGTTTGTGGGAGATAAAATTATGGTACGAAAAGACCAAATTCAGTACCAAATGCAGGTTTTGGATATTCCGCAATCACGAGTTGGTGCAAAATTAGTCGATTTATACCGAAAAGACCAAACCCCAGAAGAGGCTTTCAAACACGCCGAATTGGTACGCCTTTCGCAAGATTATTATCGGAAAAAAGGCGAAGGACGCCCTACCAAAAAAGACCGCAGGGCTTTGGATGATTTGTTCAACGATGTACAAGAAGAGTAA
- a CDS encoding Crp/Fnr family transcriptional regulator, which produces MNISLFANFYQPSELTTEEMEILAEKHQYWEVPKGTIILKQGEISNENYIIEKGVMRTYTFDSDNKEITTRLFFENELAIETLSFFGRMPSPEFLETITDCKIWRFHWDTVQELYHTMPSFREWGRYWMTRELFLSETRMLDFKTLSAEQRYRKLIHEKPKTIHEVPLKYIASFLGITDSTLSRIRKLK; this is translated from the coding sequence ATGAATATTTCTTTATTTGCAAACTTTTACCAACCTTCGGAGCTTACTACTGAAGAAATGGAAATTCTTGCCGAAAAACACCAATATTGGGAAGTTCCTAAGGGAACTATCATCTTAAAACAAGGCGAAATTTCCAATGAAAATTATATCATTGAAAAGGGTGTAATGCGTACCTACACCTTTGATTCGGACAACAAGGAAATTACCACCCGACTTTTCTTTGAAAACGAATTAGCCATAGAAACGCTTTCTTTCTTTGGAAGAATGCCCTCGCCCGAGTTTTTGGAAACGATTACCGATTGTAAAATCTGGCGTTTCCACTGGGATACAGTGCAAGAACTTTACCACACGATGCCTTCCTTTCGTGAGTGGGGACGCTACTGGATGACACGCGAACTCTTCCTCTCCGAGACCCGAATGCTCGATTTTAAAACCCTTAGTGCCGAACAACGCTACCGAAAACTTATACACGAAAAACCTAAAACCATTCACGAAGTACCACTGAAATACATCGCCAGTTTCTTAGGCATCACCGATTCTACTTTAAGCCGCATTCGGAAATTGAAGTAA
- a CDS encoding CDP-alcohol phosphatidyltransferase family protein, whose amino-acid sequence MKKHVPNCITLLNLLCGCIAVIFAVKNQLQWAGLFVALGIFFDFFDGFFARLLHVKSDLGLQLDSLADMVTSGLTPGIVMFQLLSYSHFVEENTSLTTTLLPYFGLIITLASAYRLANFNIDSRQTTGFIGLPTPANALFILSLPLILLYQNSTFFQYLLNNTWVLLGICVLSAYLLNANIRLFSLKFSDYSFKNNKITYLFLIFCVLSVFFLKFIALALIILVYVLLSLFTQKSKK is encoded by the coding sequence ATGAAAAAACACGTCCCCAATTGTATTACGTTACTCAATCTGTTATGTGGCTGTATTGCTGTTATTTTTGCTGTTAAAAATCAATTGCAGTGGGCAGGATTATTTGTAGCTTTGGGTATTTTTTTTGATTTTTTTGACGGATTTTTCGCAAGATTATTGCACGTAAAATCGGATTTGGGTTTACAATTAGACTCCTTAGCCGATATGGTTACCTCGGGGCTTACCCCAGGTATCGTTATGTTTCAACTGCTTTCGTACAGCCATTTTGTAGAGGAAAACACTTCTTTAACCACTACCTTACTTCCATATTTTGGACTAATCATTACATTAGCTTCCGCATACCGATTAGCAAACTTCAATATTGATAGCCGACAAACTACAGGTTTTATAGGGCTTCCTACTCCAGCAAATGCGCTGTTTATTTTATCGTTACCTCTAATTTTGTTATATCAAAACAGCACTTTTTTTCAATATTTACTTAACAATACTTGGGTATTATTAGGAATATGCGTATTGAGTGCCTATTTACTCAATGCTAACATTCGTTTGTTTTCTTTGAAATTTTCAGATTACTCTTTCAAAAATAATAAAATCACTTATTTATTTTTGATTTTTTGTGTTCTATCGGTGTTTTTTTTGAAATTCATTGCTCTTGCATTGATTATACTTGTGTACGTTTTGTTGTCTTTGTTTACTCAAAAATCTAAAAAGTAG
- a CDS encoding M48 family metallopeptidase — protein sequence MKKISLVVLFLMVFSCKTNPFTGKSTLNFMPNSSLFPMAFSQYSSFLKQNEVIINTPESEMVKKVGERIAKAAKLWLDANGYKNYLKDYRWEYNLVKNNEVNAWCMPGGKIVVYTGILPITQNETGLAVVMGHEVAHALADHGAQRMSAGTLQQLVGVAGNIALHDSKYRDEFNIAYNVGSQVGVMLPFSRKHENEADAIGIQIMAIAGYNPEEAPKLWQRMQNGSGGQPLEFLSTHPSHQTRISKLSALIPSAKAEAAKYGITKFQ from the coding sequence ATGAAAAAAATAAGTCTAGTTGTTTTATTTTTGATGGTTTTTTCTTGTAAAACTAATCCATTTACAGGGAAGAGCACGTTAAATTTTATGCCTAATAGTAGTCTATTTCCAATGGCTTTTTCGCAATACTCTTCTTTTTTAAAACAAAATGAAGTAATTATAAATACGCCCGAATCGGAGATGGTAAAAAAAGTAGGCGAACGTATTGCCAAAGCTGCCAAACTTTGGTTAGATGCTAACGGATATAAAAATTATCTGAAAGATTATCGTTGGGAATATAATCTAGTGAAAAACAACGAAGTAAATGCTTGGTGTATGCCTGGTGGGAAAATTGTGGTTTATACAGGAATTTTACCCATCACACAAAACGAAACGGGATTAGCCGTAGTAATGGGGCACGAAGTGGCTCACGCCTTAGCCGACCACGGTGCGCAACGTATGAGCGCTGGAACCCTACAACAATTAGTAGGCGTAGCAGGGAATATAGCCCTGCACGATAGTAAATATCGTGATGAATTCAACATAGCCTACAACGTAGGAAGCCAAGTTGGGGTAATGCTTCCTTTTAGTAGAAAACACGAAAATGAAGCTGATGCCATCGGAATACAAATTATGGCAATCGCAGGGTACAACCCCGAAGAAGCCCCAAAACTATGGCAAAGGATGCAAAATGGTAGTGGCGGACAACCCTTGGAATTTTTAAGTACCCACCCATCACACCAAACCCGAATTTCAAAATTGAGCGCGTTAATTCCTTCGGCAAAAGCAGAGGCCGCCAAATACGGAATCACAAAATTCCAATAA